A region of Thermobifida halotolerans DNA encodes the following proteins:
- a CDS encoding cation diffusion facilitator family transporter codes for MSTEGSRRAIFAALAANLGIAVTKFVAYLLTNSSAMLAESIHSVADSGNQALLLVGGRRARRTATPEHPFGYGRARYVYAFLVAIVLFSLGGLFALYEAWHKISDPHPITAWHWVPVVVLVAAIVMETGSLRTAVKESDAVRGGASWAQFVRRSKSPELPVVLLEDVGALLGLVFALVGVGLTLLTGDGVWDGLGTAAIGFLLVAIAVVLAVEMNSLLIGESATPEHVRSIEEALLDSDDIPALIHMRTLHLGPDELLVAAKIAVDVRNDAREIVRAVNGAEARIRAAVPIARMIYLEPDLPREEDRAGRPSPGRLPRSDSR; via the coding sequence GTGAGCACAGAGGGAAGCAGGAGGGCCATCTTCGCCGCGCTGGCCGCGAACCTGGGCATCGCGGTCACCAAGTTCGTGGCCTACCTGCTGACGAACTCCTCCGCGATGCTGGCCGAGTCGATCCACTCCGTCGCCGACTCCGGCAACCAGGCGCTGCTGCTGGTCGGCGGGAGGAGGGCACGGCGGACCGCCACCCCCGAGCACCCGTTCGGCTACGGGCGGGCGCGCTACGTCTACGCGTTCCTCGTCGCGATCGTGCTGTTCAGCCTCGGCGGGCTGTTCGCGCTGTACGAGGCGTGGCACAAGATCAGCGACCCGCATCCGATCACCGCGTGGCACTGGGTTCCGGTCGTCGTGCTGGTCGCCGCGATCGTGATGGAGACGGGGTCGCTGCGGACCGCGGTGAAGGAGTCCGACGCGGTACGCGGCGGGGCCTCGTGGGCGCAGTTCGTCCGCCGCTCCAAGTCCCCGGAGCTTCCGGTGGTCCTGCTGGAGGACGTCGGCGCACTGCTCGGCCTGGTGTTCGCGCTGGTCGGCGTGGGCCTGACACTGCTCACCGGCGACGGCGTGTGGGACGGGCTGGGCACCGCCGCGATCGGCTTCCTGCTGGTGGCGATCGCGGTCGTGCTCGCGGTGGAGATGAACAGCCTGCTGATCGGGGAGTCGGCGACCCCCGAGCACGTCCGGAGCATCGAGGAAGCGCTGCTGGACAGCGACGACATCCCCGCCCTGATCCACATGCGCACCCTGCACCTGGGACCGGACGAGTTGCTGGTGGCGGCCAAGATCGCCGTCGACGTCAGGAACGACGCCCGCGAGATCGTCCGCGCGGTCAACGGCGCCGAGGCCCGGATCCGCGCGGCGGTCCCGATCGCCCGGATGATCTACCTGGAGCCCGACCTGCCGCGCGAGGAGGACCGTGCCGGCCGACCGTCCCCGGGACGGCTTCCTCGCTCGGACTCCCGGTAG
- a CDS encoding WGxxGxxG family protein yields the protein MKRFLVALGLSLSLVAVPSTSTAIAEEAPATVQAAAVSVAEQQMPQQQQQQDDWDGWGLWGLVGLLGLLGLLGMRKSKEQQGSSAAGRGMPPR from the coding sequence ATGAAGAGATTTCTTGTCGCACTCGGCCTGTCCCTCTCCCTGGTGGCCGTCCCGTCCACCAGCACCGCCATCGCGGAGGAGGCTCCGGCGACGGTCCAGGCCGCGGCCGTCTCCGTGGCCGAGCAGCAGATGCCCCAGCAGCAACAGCAGCAGGACGACTGGGACGGCTGGGGCCTGTGGGGCCTGGTCGGACTCCTGGGGCTCCTGGGGCTGCTCGGCATGCGCAAGAGCAAGGAGCAGCAGGGCAGCTCCGCCGCCGGACGCGGCATGCCGCCGCGTTGA
- a CDS encoding phospholipase D-like domain-containing protein, with the protein MVRRKTVMTVIRRVLLGVLAAQLGVAAALVAIDTWRKRVRPRRAVFPRTEPAEAAVDGTAVAVYTYGEDVYRDMLAAIRSARHRILFESYILKGDGVGAEFKQALIEAAERGVEVFVIYDGFANLVVPRRFFEFPATVNVIRYPAFRPGMLLLNVRKFGRDHRKILTVDGRTGFVGGYNVGAVYATEWRDTHLRLVGPAVWELENAFCDFWNANRRSGQPRLEDVGTDHWHSRIRAHRNVPEVLIYPIRGMYLEAIDRAKERILITQAYFIPDREILSALIAAAHRGVDVNILVPERSNHVIADWLSRGCYTALLRGGVRLWLYRDAMVHAKTATIDGHWSTVGTANVDRLSLTGNYEINVEIIDDGVAARLEKVFANDLANARPLTLDEWQRRPFMAKFSEAVLAPWRPLL; encoded by the coding sequence GTGGTGCGACGAAAGACCGTCATGACCGTCATCAGGCGGGTCCTGCTCGGTGTGCTCGCGGCCCAGTTGGGGGTCGCCGCCGCGCTCGTCGCCATCGACACCTGGCGCAAGCGGGTCCGTCCGCGCCGGGCGGTGTTCCCGCGGACCGAGCCCGCGGAGGCGGCGGTGGACGGGACCGCGGTCGCGGTCTACACCTACGGTGAGGACGTCTACCGGGACATGCTGGCGGCGATCCGGTCCGCGCGGCACCGCATCCTGTTCGAGTCCTACATTCTCAAGGGCGACGGTGTGGGGGCGGAGTTCAAACAGGCGCTGATCGAGGCCGCCGAGCGGGGCGTCGAGGTCTTCGTCATCTACGACGGGTTCGCCAACCTCGTGGTGCCCAGGCGGTTCTTCGAGTTCCCGGCTACGGTCAACGTCATCCGCTACCCGGCGTTCCGGCCCGGGATGCTGCTGCTGAACGTGCGCAAGTTCGGACGCGACCACCGCAAGATCCTCACCGTGGACGGCCGGACCGGGTTCGTCGGCGGCTACAACGTGGGGGCGGTGTACGCCACCGAGTGGCGGGACACGCACCTGCGCCTGGTCGGCCCGGCGGTGTGGGAGTTGGAGAACGCCTTCTGCGACTTCTGGAACGCCAACCGCAGGAGCGGGCAGCCGCGTCTGGAGGACGTCGGCACCGACCACTGGCACTCGCGCATCCGCGCCCACCGCAACGTTCCCGAGGTGCTCATCTACCCCATCCGCGGGATGTACCTGGAGGCGATCGACCGGGCCAAGGAGCGCATCCTCATCACCCAGGCGTACTTCATTCCCGACCGGGAGATCCTGAGCGCGCTGATCGCCGCTGCCCACCGCGGGGTGGACGTGAACATCCTGGTGCCGGAGCGGTCCAACCACGTCATCGCCGACTGGTTGTCGCGCGGCTGCTACACGGCGCTGCTGCGCGGCGGCGTCCGCCTGTGGCTGTACCGGGACGCCATGGTGCACGCCAAGACCGCCACCATCGACGGCCACTGGAGCACGGTCGGCACCGCCAACGTCGACCGGCTGAGCCTCACCGGCAACTACGAGATCAACGTGGAGATCATCGACGACGGGGTCGCGGCCCGCCTGGAGAAGGTGTTCGCCAACGACCTTGCCAACGCCCGCCCGCTGACACTCGACGAGTGGCAGCGGCGTCCGTTCATGGCCAAGTTCAGCGAGGCCGTCCTGGCGCCGTGGCGGCCCCTGCTGTAG
- a CDS encoding WD40/YVTN/BNR-like repeat-containing protein, whose translation MAFLLFIGTRKGVFRAISDDRRTWEVRGPLRLAAEEHINVAGVYAVGVNPHTRRVLVSAESTHFGPSVWFSDDLGDSWNEPDRAPIAFPEDVDASFTRVWQFAFGDDPDTVYAGVEPTALFTSTDGGTSFELVRSLWDHPHRSGWYPGAGGAAIHTVLPGRVRADGVDPRAVTVAMSTGGVYQTRDGGTTWTAANRGISAVFMPDQFPEYGQCVHKVSVGSDGVFYAQNHHGVYRTADPAAGWTSIADGLPSDFGFAVVAHPRVPGTALNFPVISQTVHLPPEHRLQVQRTDDGGATWRPMTDGLPTEPYYGIVLRDAACTDSSDLPGFYFGTRTGDVYAAVDGDRWHRVAAHLPDVLCVRAVEV comes from the coding sequence ATGGCCTTCCTGCTGTTCATCGGCACACGCAAGGGCGTCTTCCGGGCGATCAGCGACGACCGGCGCACCTGGGAGGTGCGCGGTCCGCTGCGGCTCGCCGCCGAGGAGCACATCAACGTCGCGGGAGTGTACGCGGTCGGCGTCAACCCGCACACCCGCCGCGTCCTCGTCAGTGCCGAGAGCACGCACTTCGGCCCCAGCGTGTGGTTCAGCGACGACCTGGGCGACAGCTGGAACGAGCCCGACCGGGCGCCGATCGCCTTCCCCGAGGACGTCGACGCCTCCTTCACCCGCGTGTGGCAGTTCGCCTTCGGCGACGATCCCGACACCGTGTACGCGGGTGTCGAGCCCACGGCGCTGTTCACCTCCACCGACGGCGGCACCAGCTTCGAGCTGGTCCGGTCGCTGTGGGACCACCCGCACCGGTCGGGCTGGTACCCCGGCGCGGGCGGCGCGGCCATCCACACCGTGCTGCCCGGACGGGTGCGCGCCGACGGCGTCGACCCGCGGGCCGTGACCGTGGCCATGTCCACCGGCGGCGTCTACCAGACCCGCGACGGCGGCACGACGTGGACCGCCGCCAACCGGGGCATCAGCGCCGTCTTCATGCCCGACCAGTTCCCCGAGTACGGGCAGTGCGTGCACAAGGTGTCGGTCGGCTCCGACGGCGTGTTCTACGCGCAGAACCACCACGGCGTCTACCGCACCGCCGACCCGGCGGCCGGATGGACGTCCATCGCCGACGGCCTGCCCAGCGACTTCGGCTTCGCCGTGGTCGCCCACCCGCGCGTTCCCGGAACCGCGCTGAACTTCCCGGTGATCAGCCAGACGGTCCACCTGCCCCCGGAACACCGCCTCCAGGTCCAGCGCACCGACGACGGCGGAGCCACCTGGCGGCCGATGACCGACGGCCTCCCGACGGAGCCGTACTACGGCATCGTGCTGCGCGACGCGGCGTGCACCGACAGCTCGGACCTCCCCGGGTTCTACTTCGGCACCCGCACCGGGGACGTCTACGCGGCCGTCGACGGCGACCGGTGGCACCGGGTCGCCGCGCACCTGCCGGACGTGCTGTGCGTGCGCGCCGTCGAGGTGTGA
- a CDS encoding MoaD/ThiS family protein produces the protein MDVTVFLPQALRAESDGAARVTVSVDGDDEVPLRRVLDNLVARYPRLDRRLRDERGRLRRYVNVFVGDDECRALAGLDTPVPAGTEIRVLPSVAGG, from the coding sequence ATGGATGTGACGGTCTTCCTGCCGCAGGCGCTGCGGGCCGAGTCGGACGGAGCCGCCCGCGTCACCGTGTCGGTGGACGGCGACGACGAGGTGCCGCTGCGCCGGGTCCTCGACAACCTGGTGGCGCGGTACCCCCGCCTGGACCGGCGGCTGCGCGACGAACGCGGTCGGCTGCGGCGCTACGTCAACGTGTTCGTCGGCGACGACGAGTGCCGCGCACTGGCCGGTCTGGACACCCCGGTCCCGGCCGGAACCGAGATCCGGGTACTGCCGTCGGTGGCGGGCGGCTGA